A section of the Streptomyces sp. SCL15-4 genome encodes:
- a CDS encoding phage tail protein, with protein MGNDIEIRVRVANNTATGLAAVNRSLDQLRDQARDAGRGLDGLTERATAASIALRALKDSAQDAARALRSLNTAARNADTRMTAMSDRSRTLRRDTDELDGSMRRLTGTMGQLRGNNGRLTATFSGSSQGLDQLKTAALMLVPALLPIAAATVPIIANVGAAGAAVGAFGLAIAGQLVAVKDAADAQKKYDEAVKKHGPASKQATQAEAAYLDQLKGMDPASRRAAASLTVLTDQYKQWSKSLAGDTMPVFTKGLAVAGALLPKLTPAVKGAAGELDRFMTILGGGVQSGAFSKFMESFSSFATGALSKANDSLVHFMRTMSEGGGGSGKLSEFMDYVRKAGPQVGDTLLHLSEALVHVVTAASDTGLSMLGFVNAVAKLVSAIPPGVLSTFLQFAVALKAVKMAAAGMAALGGLSSVAAAIGAMRTAAAGATGPLASLSAAFGALSRSAKVALIGTGIGLLVIALSSLSEAGKAAPPDIDKLTTSLGKLADTGKVSGEAARAFGKDLSGLGESLRTLARPSNMEGVQQFLTSLIGMDSTPVKKAKEDLDAVDKALANMVKGGKADLAAAAVTDIAKAMEKQGLSSKELKGKLDDYRSALADQALEAKLTAESQGLFGAQAQATAAKLDAQKASADGLRGALQALNDVQRAGLGGMIGFEAAVDAAAQAAKDNAGALSMTHGVLDLNSEKARAAASALQDLADKTDGAAASARESGASWETVNGIYSRGRSELIRSAEAMGLNKEQARQLADQILKIPDKKAKVRMDTEDARAGLEAFNAAVKRSPGSKKVTLQTLSGAAEKVLEAFGYKVTHLKDGRVSVTAATGGALRGIGSVSSAIGALDGKSANTYVNTYKRVYFQSIGRPGEKVPAAHRPDIATGGPVPRYASGGAIQHFPNGGYVQGPGTGTSDSIFATFPSGAPANISNTEYVIKADSVRKYGVKFLDALNEGRLPVAHFAKGGKTKPKIDQAQLDARRALSGSFGISAFGRLAGYQRTPFEKSLGGATDVNALVSSLNEAASRIKAAFSGKTETRLLKQLNSVGKALIGYEKKLTTVTASLDKAKDKLSDLKNASSQLASSVKGNLISSANITKGASGEGTVTLSSIRSNMRMSKDKVTAFASALKQLRAKGFSKSIIQQVAEAGIDGGGLETAGALLQASASEIKTINDTQAQIEAAAGSAGKTAADAVYDKAIKQQERYVKALEVQQKLLTRAMDRLAKVMEQSIKSALGKKASGGIVGAAASGGLRSGLTLVGEQGPELAELPMGSRVWSNPDTRRKLGAGQAPWASMLTAPRRAPAGTAAAATGPAPSQPIVLELRSSGSHVDELLLQILRKAIRVRGGNVNFVLTGRP; from the coding sequence TTGGGTAACGACATCGAGATCCGGGTGCGGGTCGCGAACAACACCGCCACCGGCCTCGCGGCTGTCAACCGCTCCCTCGACCAACTCCGCGACCAGGCCCGAGACGCCGGCCGCGGTCTGGACGGGCTGACCGAGCGGGCAACCGCCGCGTCCATCGCTCTTCGCGCCTTGAAGGACAGCGCGCAGGATGCCGCCCGCGCGCTGCGGTCGCTGAACACCGCAGCCCGAAACGCCGACACCCGCATGACCGCGATGTCGGACCGGTCCCGGACACTGCGTCGGGACACGGACGAGCTGGACGGCAGCATGCGCCGTCTCACCGGCACGATGGGACAGCTCCGCGGCAACAACGGGCGCCTGACCGCCACTTTCAGCGGCAGCAGCCAGGGCCTGGACCAGCTCAAGACCGCGGCGCTCATGCTTGTCCCAGCGCTGCTCCCGATCGCCGCCGCCACGGTCCCGATCATCGCGAACGTGGGCGCGGCCGGCGCCGCTGTCGGCGCGTTCGGGCTCGCGATCGCGGGCCAGCTGGTGGCGGTGAAGGACGCGGCGGACGCGCAGAAGAAGTACGACGAGGCGGTGAAGAAGCACGGGCCCGCGTCGAAGCAGGCCACGCAGGCCGAGGCCGCCTACCTGGACCAGCTCAAGGGCATGGACCCGGCCTCCCGGCGGGCAGCCGCCTCCCTCACCGTGCTGACGGACCAGTACAAGCAGTGGTCTAAGAGCCTGGCCGGCGACACGATGCCCGTCTTCACGAAGGGGCTCGCGGTCGCCGGCGCGCTGCTGCCGAAGCTGACCCCGGCGGTGAAGGGCGCCGCGGGCGAGTTGGACCGGTTCATGACCATCCTCGGTGGCGGCGTGCAGTCCGGCGCGTTCTCCAAGTTCATGGAGTCGTTCTCGTCGTTCGCGACGGGCGCCCTGTCCAAGGCAAACGACAGCTTGGTCCACTTCATGCGGACGATGTCCGAGGGCGGCGGTGGCTCGGGCAAGCTGTCCGAGTTCATGGATTACGTCCGCAAGGCCGGCCCGCAAGTTGGGGACACGCTGCTGCACCTGTCCGAGGCGCTGGTGCACGTGGTGACCGCAGCGTCGGACACTGGCCTGAGCATGCTCGGCTTCGTGAACGCGGTCGCGAAGCTCGTCAGCGCGATCCCACCTGGGGTGTTGTCGACGTTCCTTCAGTTCGCAGTCGCACTGAAGGCCGTGAAGATGGCCGCGGCTGGTATGGCGGCGTTGGGTGGCCTGTCGAGCGTGGCCGCTGCGATCGGGGCGATGCGGACGGCGGCGGCCGGCGCGACCGGTCCGCTGGCGTCGCTGTCCGCTGCGTTCGGGGCCCTGTCCAGGTCGGCGAAGGTCGCGCTGATCGGTACGGGGATCGGCCTGCTGGTGATCGCTCTGTCGAGTCTGTCGGAAGCAGGGAAGGCGGCGCCGCCGGACATTGACAAGCTCACCACGAGCTTGGGGAAACTGGCCGACACCGGCAAGGTGAGCGGCGAGGCCGCGCGTGCGTTCGGCAAGGATCTGTCCGGGCTCGGCGAGAGTCTGCGGACGCTGGCCCGGCCGTCGAACATGGAGGGTGTCCAGCAATTCCTCACGTCGCTGATCGGCATGGACTCCACGCCGGTGAAGAAGGCGAAGGAGGACTTGGACGCGGTCGACAAGGCCCTGGCCAACATGGTCAAGGGCGGCAAGGCGGACCTCGCGGCGGCGGCGGTCACCGATATCGCGAAGGCGATGGAGAAGCAGGGCCTCAGCTCGAAGGAGCTGAAGGGGAAGCTGGACGACTACCGCTCCGCGCTCGCCGACCAGGCGCTTGAGGCCAAGCTCACCGCCGAGTCGCAGGGCCTGTTCGGCGCGCAGGCGCAGGCGACGGCAGCGAAGCTCGACGCGCAGAAGGCGTCGGCGGACGGGTTGCGTGGCGCCCTCCAGGCCTTGAACGACGTGCAGCGCGCGGGCTTGGGCGGGATGATCGGGTTCGAGGCCGCCGTCGACGCGGCGGCGCAGGCGGCGAAGGACAACGCGGGCGCCCTGAGCATGACGCACGGCGTGCTGGACCTGAACTCGGAGAAGGCCCGCGCGGCGGCGTCGGCGCTTCAGGATCTCGCGGACAAGACGGACGGAGCGGCAGCGAGCGCTCGGGAGTCGGGGGCGAGTTGGGAGACGGTCAACGGGATCTACTCCCGGGGTCGCTCGGAGCTGATCAGGTCGGCTGAGGCGATGGGCCTCAACAAGGAGCAGGCACGGCAGCTCGCGGACCAGATTCTGAAGATTCCGGACAAGAAGGCCAAGGTCCGGATGGACACCGAGGACGCGCGCGCGGGCCTCGAAGCGTTCAACGCTGCGGTGAAGCGGTCTCCGGGCTCGAAGAAGGTGACGCTTCAGACGCTGTCCGGTGCGGCCGAGAAGGTCTTGGAGGCGTTCGGGTACAAGGTCACCCATTTGAAGGACGGCCGCGTGTCGGTCACAGCGGCGACTGGTGGGGCGCTACGCGGGATCGGCAGTGTAAGCAGCGCAATCGGCGCCCTGGACGGCAAGTCCGCCAACACCTACGTGAACACGTACAAGCGCGTCTACTTCCAATCCATCGGCCGCCCCGGTGAGAAGGTTCCCGCCGCCCATCGCCCGGACATCGCCACAGGCGGACCGGTGCCACGGTATGCGAGTGGCGGGGCAATCCAGCACTTCCCCAACGGCGGCTACGTGCAGGGGCCCGGGACCGGCACCTCGGACAGCATCTTCGCTACCTTCCCCTCAGGGGCACCGGCCAACATCTCGAACACCGAATATGTGATCAAAGCGGACTCGGTGCGGAAGTACGGTGTGAAGTTCCTCGACGCCCTCAACGAGGGCCGTCTCCCCGTCGCTCACTTCGCCAAGGGCGGCAAGACAAAGCCGAAGATCGACCAGGCCCAGCTCGACGCGAGGCGGGCGCTGTCCGGCAGCTTCGGGATCTCCGCGTTCGGTCGGCTGGCGGGCTACCAGCGGACCCCGTTCGAGAAGAGCCTCGGCGGCGCGACGGACGTGAACGCGCTGGTGTCGTCCCTGAACGAAGCCGCGAGCCGAATCAAGGCGGCGTTCTCCGGGAAGACCGAGACCCGCCTGCTCAAGCAGTTGAACTCGGTCGGCAAGGCGCTGATCGGCTACGAGAAGAAGCTGACCACCGTCACGGCATCGCTGGACAAGGCCAAGGACAAGCTCAGCGACTTGAAGAACGCCTCGTCGCAGCTCGCCAGTTCAGTCAAGGGCAACCTGATCTCCTCGGCGAACATCACCAAGGGCGCGTCCGGTGAGGGCACGGTGACGCTGTCCTCGATCCGCTCCAACATGCGGATGAGCAAGGACAAGGTCACCGCGTTCGCGAGCGCCCTGAAGCAGCTCCGCGCGAAGGGCTTCTCGAAGTCGATCATCCAGCAGGTCGCCGAGGCGGGCATCGACGGCGGCGGCCTGGAGACCGCGGGCGCCCTGCTCCAGGCCAGCGCGTCCGAGATCAAGACGATCAACGACACCCAGGCTCAGATCGAAGCCGCAGCCGGGTCAGCTGGGAAGACCGCGGCGGACGCCGTGTACGACAAGGCGATCAAGCAGCAGGAGCGGTACGTCAAGGCACTTGAAGTCCAGCAGAAACTTCTCACCAGAGCCATGGATCGGCTGGCCAAGGTGATGGAGCAGTCCATCAAGAGCGCCCTCGGGAAGAAGGCCAGCGGCGGGATCGTCGGCGCCGCAGCCTCGGGTGGTCTCCGCTCCGGTCTGACGCTCGTTGGCGAACAGGGGCCCGAGCTGGCAGAGCTGCCCATGGGGTCTCGCGTGTGGTCCAACCCGGACACCCGGCGGAAGCTCGGCGCTGGCCAGGCGCCGTGGGCGTCGATGCTCACCGCACCCCGCCGCGCGCCGGCCGGGACAGCGGCAGCCGCGACCGGGCCGGCGCCGAGCCAACCGATCGTGTTGGAGCTGCGGTCGTCCGGGAGCCACGTCGATGAGCTGCTGCTCCAGATCCTCCGTAAGGCCATCCGCGTCCGCGGAGGCAACGTCAACTTCGTCCTCACCGGACGCCCGTAG